A genome region from Brassica oleracea var. oleracea cultivar TO1000 chromosome C2, BOL, whole genome shotgun sequence includes the following:
- the LOC106325479 gene encoding uncharacterized protein LOC106325479: MRFRRWDPGRVRVGNEKDIPNLHQDYGTRKQRKEQDDFIRGDLSGLSGFRGIFEKIGIVWGCDLLTESTDLGSSIGGVFDNQDGVIGLCFKNEARWYMVLVSVLEMVLRLVSSNQMQIDSSCYNEDHVRIMGLFYHQLCGQDNNRYNGDALSAQWSTSKHYQAKSVMVLMRKDLWSYGAY, encoded by the exons ATGAGATTTCGACGGTGGGATCCGGGGAGAGTAAGAGTCGGAAACGAGAAGGATATACCGAATCTTCATCAGGACTACGGTACTAGAAAGCAAAGGAAAGAACAAGACGATTTCATTCGAGGGGATCTGTCAGGATTGAGTGGGTTTCGGGGGATTTTTGAGAAGATCGGGATTGTTTGGGGCTGCGATTTGTTAACGGAATCTACGGATCTCGGGTCTTCAATTGGTGGTGTTTTTGATAATCAAG ATGGTGTTATCGGGCTCTGTTTCAAAAACGAGGCAAGATGGTATATGGTTCTGGTATCGGTTTTGGAGATGGTACTGCGTTTGGTCTCATCAAACCAAATGCAGATTGACTCTAGCTGCTACAATGAGGATCATGTCAGGATTATGGGCTTATTTTATCATCAGCTTTGTGGTCAGGACAATAACCGATATAATGGTGATGCTTTGAGTGCACAATGGTCAACTTCAAAGCACTACCAGGCAAAGAGTGTAATGGTTTTAATGAGAAAAGACTTATGGTCTTATGGAGCATATTAG